From Borrelia sp. RT5S, the proteins below share one genomic window:
- a CDS encoding ABC transporter ATP-binding protein, with protein sequence MNSLILEIKDLSHCYTDSGSKTLDKVNLKVKKNEFITLLGPSGCGKTTLIKILGGFLSQRDGEIYFLSKEISKISPNKRELNTVFQNYALFPHMNVFDNIAFGLRMKKINKNLIKEKVSSSLSLIGMQKYAYRNINELSGGQKQRVAIARAIVMEPKLLLLDEPLSALDLKMRQEMQRELKNIQRKLGITFIYVTHDQEEALTMSDRIVVMNEGVILQIGTPEEIYNEPNTKFVADFIGESNIFDGTYEDEFIVSMFGKNFECLDKGFENKEPVDLVIRPEDVKILPKGKGHLSGVITSAIFQGVHYEMTLEIAKSNWLIQSTKLTRVGEEVDIFLEPNDIHVMGKKQ encoded by the coding sequence TTGAATAGTCTTATCCTAGAGATTAAGGACTTAAGTCATTGCTACACTGATAGCGGTAGTAAAACTCTAGATAAAGTTAATTTAAAAGTTAAAAAAAATGAATTTATTACACTACTTGGTCCATCGGGCTGTGGGAAGACCACTCTTATTAAGATACTGGGAGGCTTTTTAAGTCAAAGGGATGGTGAGATCTACTTTTTGTCGAAAGAGATTTCAAAAATTAGCCCTAATAAGAGAGAGCTGAACACTGTATTTCAAAATTATGCGCTGTTTCCACATATGAATGTTTTTGACAATATTGCATTCGGTCTTAGAATGAAGAAAATAAACAAAAATTTGATCAAGGAAAAAGTAAGTTCATCTCTTTCTTTGATTGGAATGCAAAAATACGCTTATAGAAACATTAATGAATTATCGGGAGGACAAAAACAAAGAGTTGCAATCGCAAGGGCAATAGTTATGGAGCCTAAACTTTTGCTATTAGATGAACCACTCTCTGCACTTGATTTAAAGATGAGACAAGAGATGCAAAGAGAGCTTAAAAATATACAAAGGAAGCTTGGAATCACTTTTATTTATGTTACTCATGATCAAGAAGAAGCCTTAACAATGAGTGATAGAATAGTTGTAATGAATGAGGGAGTAATTCTTCAAATTGGGACACCTGAGGAAATTTACAACGAACCTAATACAAAATTTGTGGCTGATTTTATTGGAGAAAGTAATATTTTCGACGGAACATACGAGGACGAGTTTATTGTTAGTATGTTTGGCAAAAATTTTGAATGCCTTGACAAGGGGTTTGAAAATAAGGAACCAGTTGACCTTGTAATACGACCAGAAGATGTAAAGATACTTCCCAAGGGTAAGGGACACTTAAGTGGAGTTATAACCTCGGCGATATTTCAGGGTGTTCACTACGAAATGACACTAGAGATTGCAAAATCCAACTGGTTAATCCAGAGTACAAAACTTACGAGAGTCGGGGAAGAAGTTGATATATTCCTAGAGCCTAACGACATTCATGTAATGGGTAAAAAACAATAA
- the ylqF gene encoding ribosome biogenesis GTPase YlqF, with product MSSKINWFPGHMKRALELINENLNRTNIVLEILDARAPLSSKNPLTEQIIKNAGKEKIILLNKSDLTIEREILKWRSYFDSLGDHVIISNIYKKGMKKQIIDKIKKTASVKKIKTYTEKIKVLVIGIPNVGKSSIMNLLVGKKSASVANKPGHTKNIQIVKVNEEINIFDTPGLLWHNLEDQKIAKKLAILDMIREEIIDSTELALYLLKEMHNNNKNNLLNRYKIASTDSLKILEEFAKVRGFMNKKCKIDMQRTSKTLIKEYREGKFGKIILDLNIPKQH from the coding sequence ATGTCAAGCAAAATAAACTGGTTTCCTGGCCACATGAAAAGGGCCTTGGAATTAATCAACGAAAATCTTAATAGAACAAATATCGTATTGGAAATCCTTGACGCGCGGGCGCCACTTAGTAGTAAAAATCCACTAACCGAACAAATCATTAAAAATGCAGGAAAGGAAAAAATAATACTTTTAAACAAGTCAGATCTTACAATTGAAAGAGAAATTTTAAAATGGAGGTCATATTTTGATTCTCTTGGTGATCACGTAATAATTAGCAATATTTACAAAAAAGGAATGAAGAAACAGATAATAGACAAAATTAAAAAAACAGCAAGTGTGAAAAAAATCAAAACTTACACAGAGAAAATAAAAGTCTTAGTAATTGGAATTCCAAATGTTGGAAAATCATCAATAATGAACCTACTGGTAGGGAAAAAAAGCGCAAGTGTTGCAAATAAACCGGGGCATACAAAAAATATACAAATCGTTAAAGTAAATGAAGAAATTAATATTTTTGATACTCCCGGTTTATTATGGCACAATTTAGAAGACCAGAAAATTGCAAAAAAACTTGCAATACTAGACATGATAAGAGAAGAAATAATAGACAGTACGGAACTTGCGCTCTACTTGCTTAAAGAAATGCACAATAATAACAAAAACAATTTGTTAAATAGATATAAAATAGCCTCAACGGATTCACTTAAAATTTTGGAGGAATTTGCAAAGGTAAGGGGGTTTATGAATAAAAAATGCAAAATAGACATGCAGAGAACATCAAAAACACTAATAAAAGAATATAGAGAAGGCAAGTTTGGAAAAATAATACTCGACCTTAACATACCAAAACAACATTAA
- a CDS encoding ABC transporter permease, translating into MNRITLVLYVLFLSIFVIIPLLIIITLGFLNENNEVTFANFNRLLEPSYLRIFSRSTKLAFIATIFCILIGYPTAWFISISKKSIQNVLIIMIILPMWVNTLLRTYAWIRILGRNGIINNLLEAIGLPNMDLIYNEQAVTIGMVYNFLPFMVLPVYTGLLKIKPEYIEGARDLGARMWQILLYVKVPLTLSYLATGIIMVFIPSITVFIISDLLGGSKQILIGNLIEKQFLFVEDWHTGAAISFIVMLVILMFNLTILRLMQKNSVE; encoded by the coding sequence ATGAACAGAATAACATTGGTCCTATATGTTCTATTTTTGTCAATCTTTGTTATAATCCCGCTTCTCATAATCATAACGCTTGGATTCCTTAATGAAAATAATGAAGTTACATTTGCAAATTTTAACAGACTACTAGAACCAAGTTACTTAAGGATTTTTTCAAGAAGTACTAAACTCGCGTTCATTGCAACCATTTTCTGTATTCTTATTGGATATCCTACGGCATGGTTCATATCAATATCGAAAAAAAGTATTCAAAACGTACTCATAATAATGATAATACTTCCCATGTGGGTTAATACCCTGCTTAGAACTTACGCTTGGATACGGATATTAGGAAGAAATGGAATTATTAATAACCTGCTTGAAGCAATAGGACTTCCCAACATGGATTTAATCTACAATGAGCAAGCTGTAACAATCGGCATGGTATACAATTTTCTGCCATTTATGGTGCTACCTGTGTACACAGGTCTTTTAAAGATTAAGCCTGAATATATTGAAGGTGCAAGGGATCTTGGAGCAAGAATGTGGCAAATTTTGCTGTACGTAAAGGTACCATTGACATTATCTTATCTTGCGACAGGAATAATAATGGTATTTATTCCCTCCATTACGGTATTTATCATCTCAGACTTGTTAGGTGGCTCTAAACAAATTTTAATTGGAAACTTAATTGAAAAACAATTCTTATTCGTAGAAGATTGGCATACTGGAGCTGCTATTTCTTTTATTGTCATGTTAGTGATATTAATGTTTAACCTCACAATACTTAGATTAATGCAAAAAAATAGTGTGGAATAA